DNA from Rubripirellula lacrimiformis:
GCAGCGCCGTGGAACTCCACTTCGGTCAAAGCGGGACCACGATTCGTCTGCATGTTGCGAATGCGTGGCATCTCGACCCACGTCTGCGATGCATGGGTTGCGGAGTTGTAATAACCGAACGTTTCCTTGCCGGAATACGCTCCACGTACTAGGTCAGTCGCCATCGTTATTCGTCGCTTTCGTCTTGGGAGTCACGGTAGGTAAGTTGGATCATCGAAAGCCAAATGCCTTCGTTGTAAAGTTTGGTCGCATCAAAGTTGATTGCTTGATCGATCGAGTCGAACGCATGTTCAGCCATGCCGCATCGCGACAAAGGCCCGTTGGGTGTCCACAACGCGATGACCGATTCCATCAAGCCATCGAACCCATCGCATGCCGCAACTTGGGCTGCGCGATAGACCGATTCTTCGTGGTCTTTGCGTTCTGGGGTCACCCCCACAGTTCCGACCTCTATCTCTATGTCCCGCTCGTCTGGTCCTTGATCAACGCGAAGCTCACGGGCACCAAACCGAACAATGATTCTCGGGCCCGAATCGAGTTCTTCGCGTGTGTAGTGAGGGACGAGGAACGTCTCGACCGTCTGATCGGTCAGTCGCTCTTTGATCGCCTCAGCAACGGCGTCTCTGACATCAGAAGCTCGGGACATTTCGTCTCACTGAATGGATTCGATAGTGCGTTTTGTGTCCGTCGGACCATTCCCAGACTTTTCCTGACGTTCCGGGAACAACGTCAAACACTTCAAAATCGTTCCGTCGAATCTGGTCACCTCGCTGCGGTTCGGTTCTGAAAACCGCTTTCCGCAGCTCGTCTGGCGTGATCAGCCAATCAACCGTTTTGGTTTCGATCCGCGTCTCACCATCACCAGCCACATCCTCGAAAATCGTTTGCCCGACGACAGCGAGGATTGAGGCACTCAAGGCGTCGCCTCGGAAATAGATCACGGGCTCACCTGCGGCTTGCTTTAGAGCCTTAGCGTGAATCCTCAATCCTCGTTGCATCAGGTTCATGATTAGGCCGCAGCGACGAGAGCTTCGGTGTTCACGATCTGATCAGTCGCAACAATTGGGATGTTGAAACTTTCAGTCGGGATCGGAGCGGGGGCACCGTTGGCGGTGGTTGCCGTTCGCGAAGACTGCAACTGCGATTGCGATTGCGTGCTCATCACCAACAGGTTCGGCTTGCGAGCGGCAGGGAACTTCGCCAACAGTTGGCTGATCAATGCGTCGGTCAGGCCTTTCCCAGCCTGGGCGGTCAGGTTGACGATTCGACCCAGGTCGTTCGAAGTCGCAACTTGGATGCCGCCCCAGAACAGGATGGGAGTTCGCATGGCGTCGTAAACGCCCGTGGTCGAACCCGACAACGTGGTTTGGTACTCTTCGCCGATCTCGATCTCGCCACCAGCGCCGAAGACAGCGGAGACTGCCGACTCGCCAAGACGGATCGCCCACACCGAAGTTGCACCGCCAACGGTGGTCCCGGTCGCGTCCACGACCATTGCATCGTCTTTCTTGTCGACGCTTGTCTCGTTTGCCAGACCGGCGAATCCATCGGAATCATTGCCGGTTCCGTAGATCAATTGGGCTTCCATGTCGGCGAAGGCTGCCGATAGATGGTCCATCGCTTCCCGACGACGCAGCGCGTCACCGTTCTTCGTTTTCAACAGACCCAAGTCCAGGCTGAACGAAGCGTCGTACAGTTTCAGCGTCTGAGTGACCTTGGTGTAGGTCGCCTTGACGTTCTCGCGACCATCGTTCAGATCCCGGAAGCCCGTGCTGGGGGCAGCCGTCTTCTTTAGCCACTCATGGCTTGTGTCGTGCGAAGCCTCGATTGCGGCCATAGCGGCTAGCAGCGGGGCGTCTTCGAGTAGTTGCGACACTTCGATGTCGCTGATGTTTCCGTCGCCGAGTTGAAGTAGCTCGGCGGTACCGACGAATGCGTTAGCCATGGGTGGCTCCTAGGATCTTGATTTGATTGGGTCAGATGAAAGCGTGTAAGGTCGGCAGAGCTGGTTAGCTCTTTTTGGTTCGGATCGCTTCGGCGAAGGTTCGCTTCTTCGATTCCTTGCCGTCGTCAGCGCCGGTCTCAACCGGATCTGTCTCACCAAGGCTCAGCGATGCGAGCTTCTCTTCGGCGACGGTGCGTGCTTCGTTGGCAGCGGTCAACTCGGCTTGGACTGCGTCACAATGGAGTTCCAAGGCTTCCGAGAAGCTCTTGTTCTCGCCGAACCACTTGGCGCCGTTGGCCGCACCGAATCGCTCGGTGAATCGGTTCAGTTCGGCGGCGAAGTCTTCACGCGACGGTGCGTCGACGGTGACCGGATCGGGATTGGGTGAGTCAGCCATTTCGGCTCCTGCTTTGTTGATCGAAAGTGAATGCGTGTGCATGAAGCGTTCAAGAAACTGCTGTGCACGGTCAGGATCAACACCCAGGGCACTCGCCTGCGGTTTGACGTCGGTGAGCCCCAGAGCGAACGACAGGAAGGCATCAGCGTCGCGTGCCAAAGATTGGCGATCGAACAGGCCCTCTGCGTTAGCCGCTGGCTCGTCGACGATGTCGGCGGCGTTAAGGCTCTTGAGACGGACGTGCGGATAGTTTTCGATGTTGCTTTCGTCGGGTGACTTGAACCGGGTGCCCATGGCCTTTCGCCCCTTATGGTCCGTGATTTCGAACTCCTCCTGATGGTTCTCCCGAAACTCGTTCTCGGCGGCGAAGTCGTGGTGAAACACGATGGACAAGCCAGCCGCCGTTGGGTCTTCATCCGCGAGGCTCATAACGTATTCAGCGAGGTCACCGTCGGGCGTGTCGTGCGCGAGCTTTGCGAGGTGCAAGTCTGCGAGCACACGACCGCCTTCAATGCGTGGGTCATGCAGTCGGCCTAACAGTCGCCCCATCCCATCCGAAGACATTCCCGGATGAGTGAAGCGGGCCTTTGTGCCGGCCTCGTTCGCTGCCATTGCGAGCGAATGAACCTGAGCGAGTGTCTCGGCATCGATCCAGTATTCGTGGCCCAGGGCTTCCCCCATGGCGATCATCGAAACGCCGTGAATGATTCCCGCACCGAATCGCCCGCCCTCACGATCGCACTGGACGGCAGAGGCATCGACGGTGGCGCGTGCGCCTCGGAATGCGTCTTCTCGGGGTTGGACTTCGGGACGTGCAGGGCGTGTAGCGGTGGTCATGGTTTAACCTTGGTTTTTGGGTTCGATGATGGGCGCGAAGTCGACTGCCACGCCTTTGCTCTTCGCGTATTCGGATGCCTTGGCGATGGCGTCGATGTTCTCTTCGTAGACCCCGCCTTTCTCAGCGGCGATTCGCTGCGGCGTGTCCAATCCAGCCTTGATGGCGGCGACGTGACCACGGGCCTCTTTAGATTGGTCAAACCACGGGGTTTTATTCGCTGCAATCCACTCGAAATCGAGGTCGCTGATCGTCGTGCCGATCGGTAACACCAGACGCCCATCGCGAATCCACTGGCGTAGCTTCCAGACGGTGTAGACTCGCCGCATTTCGATTTGGTCAGCACGCTTGTCTTGGCACGAACTCAAATACTGAAGCCACTCGGCGCGGCCCCCGTAGAATGTCGATCGAGAGCCGTCGAACATGCTGAAAGGGATATCGAGTGCCGTCAGCGCGAGCTGAATGACCAGCACCGAAAACGCCTGGAACTCAGTCGAGGGCGTTCGGGAGTCCAAAAACTTGGCATCGTCTCCAGGAGCGAGATCTAGAAGCTGGGGGTCGTCGAAGTCGACCGCGTAGTTGGTTGGATCTTCGTCGTCGGGATCGCCAATTGTTTCTGGTGCGTCCCGGGTGATTGCCATGGCGAAAATCTGGGCGACCTTCGCGCGGGCCTGCGCTAGCTGAATTGATTCCTTCAAATCACGCAGCGGATCCAACGCAGCGACCAACGGCGAAATTCCCCGAACCTGATCCGCAGCGAATCGATCTGAGAAAAAGCCATAGTGGATGACGTTGGTGGCGTTGATTCGTCGGTCGTATTTACGTCCCGAGTAGCCATGCCGCTGATGCACGCCAAAGGCGAGTCGTCTACCGAATCCAGTTACGAGAACGCCATTGATCCAGTCTTCGCCCGGCAGCACCTTGTCAGGATCGCGGATCAGGTCCGCCGAGATTCCCTGGAGACGACCATCGTTGAGCATCACAAGAGCCGTGTCGCCATCGACAACGCGACGCGCCTCGGCAATGCGGAACATCTTCTCACGACCGAACTTACCAGCGATGTCGCAACGAGACGGACGTGCGTCAATCGCCATCAGCCGTTCGATTTCCGTGTTCAGTTCGACGTTGGCCGTCTTCATGTTGAACGTGAAGCAAGACACGTAGTCGAGATGCTTCCTGACCGCCCAAGCGCAGACGCTCATGTTGCGAACCAAATCGCTCGCGTTGGCCTGCAACGCCCGGTGCTTATTGCCCCGAACGTGCTTGTCCTCACGCGTGACGATGCTGGAAACCCTCTTGCGTCGACCGCGTGGGGTCAGAGCCTCGTAGGTGAAGGCGCTCTTGGCGCGATCAATTGTTGATCGGATCATTCCCATCGGTTACGCCCCCGATGTTTTGATTCGGGTGAACAATGGGCGTCGACCGGATCCAGCGGCCAACTGCTGCTGGAGATACCGGCGTTGGTCCTTGAGGGCCTGGATGTCGATTTTTGTCGTCGTCCCATCGACCGTCACGGATGTAACACCCGCGTCGATGGTCCGATCGATTTCCTCGATACGAATACGCAGCTCGTATTGAGCCGCAGACGATTGGTTTTGTGGCTGAGTCATGCCGGGAAGCTATGACTCGACAGGCTCAGAAAAAAGAATCCGGCTCAGTGTCTGCGGTTTCGATCGACGTCGAATCGCTCAGTGTGGGCACCAATCGAAGCTCGCGATCGACTCGGCTCTGACCGCAACTCTTGCACTTCGTACGACGCCAGGTGATTTGATCGTATTCCTGACCATCCGGTGAAATACCGCTAATGTCATGGGTCGTTACGTTTGAGTACCGCTCGCGTTTGATCGAGAGGCATTTGGGGCAACGGGATTTCGCCGCTGTGATGTCCACGGTGGGGCCGGGGTTTTTCTGCGTCATTTTTTCATCCGATGTTTAGTGGGCTTGCGCCGTAAGATCTCTTCTTCGAACCTTTCGAAGCGGTTGCTTTCGGTGAGTTCTTTTCGAAAACGCCAAGGGTCGAAGCTAGAGCCATGCAGCCCACGGCCCCGTCCCAGTAGTCGTTTTCGATTTGGCCAGAATTGACGGCCTCCCATGCAATAAATTGATTGCCGTCCGCATCCTTCTTCTGGATTGGCTTTTCCGAAACGCAGCTCTCGCCAAACATCAGATGACTGGAAGGTGTGTCGTTGTAGAGAACAACGGCGCGATTGGATGACTCGGGAATAGATAGGCTTTCCGCGAACGAGGTCTTCCAGAAGTTCGTGTCGATGAGTAGCTCCTGATTCCCGCGTTGTCCCTTGGGTGGGTTGTAGAACGCACAATTCAAGCCACGAGTCTTTCGTGTCTTGCCGCCCTTGATCCGCTGCCAGTGCTGAGATTTCGCGTTGTACGCTTTGCCCTGCTGGGGATGCAGTCGGGCGCGGTGCACCGATTCTCGACAGATCCTGCGAACTTCGTGCGAGACAAGTTTCCATCCGACGTCGATGCCGGCCTTATCGATCGAGTACACCCGGTCACCGCAATAGTATTCTTGCGTCATCAAGTCATTGACCAACTCATCAAGCCCCATCGCAACTCGGTCGGCAATTGAAATCTCACCAAATTCGTCGGTCAGAGTTTTGGTCAATGATTGCTTTGTGAAATACGGGGTCATTTGGTCTGGAAAAGCGCCGTAGTCGATGACGTATCCGCGCCCTGTCATCGTGAAAGCCATCACGACGTATGGCAAAAACTCGTTTTGAACGTCAATGAACGCGGTCAGAATCTCGCATCCTTCGGGGACTTCCCGCCGTTTGAACGGCGAGACCCGTCGAGCAATCGCTTCGGCATCTAGTACGAACAGCTGGCTCTCGTCACCGCCCGCCACCGTTGGCGATAGCTGAAACTCTGCATTGAAGGAATCGGCGTCATCTAGCTTTTGCACCATCAATCCGTGGAGCGCCGACTGAAATAGCGACCTATCGAAATTGTCGGTCCAGAACAGTTCGGCGTCCTCGTGCATTGCCTTGAAATTTTCGGCTACGAACTTGGTCGATTTATCGTGCGGCAGATCGGCATCTAGTTCAAACCCGTACAGCTCTTCGAATTCGTTCCAGAGGCCGGTGTTAGAAGGGAACGTCTTGATGGCCGGAATCTTTTCGCCTCGCCAGTGCCGCGACTTCGATCGATCTACCATTTGGTCGGCGAGGTCTCCGCGCCTGATGATCGTCACCGCAGCAAACGCCGCGACCTTCCTTTCGCCACCTGCCAGTTTCAGGCAGTCTCCGTTCACGATGTCGAGGCGTTTCTTCGTTGCGTTTTTGCTTGCTGCGCTGGCTCGGGTTTGCGGATCGTCAACCAAAACTAGGTCCGGTCGTATCGTTTCACCGGTTGTCGCCAGATACTGCTGCCCGCGCATTCCGCCCAATAGCGATCCGCACGTGATCACGAACTCATTGGTGAGAACGCCATCGACGTGCCCGCTGGCGATCATCCCTTTTTGCCACACAACATTTGTTTTCTTTCCATTGACGTGCTGGCCTTCTGCGAGTGTCGAACGCCCGCCTAGTGATATCAAAGCATGCAGCTCATGCGCGTAATCAGCTTGAATCATCGGGTTCGTCAGAAGCACTTTCCTCAAGTTCGTCATCTGCTTCTTCGCTTCATCTGCCGTAGCAGAGAACATCGAAACGAATCGACGGCGTCGGGTCAGTACCGCCCAGATGATAGCGCGTACTAGAATCGACGACTTTCCGCCGCTTCTCATCAACGCAATCGCCTTGCAACCTCCATCCTCGATGGTCCGTTGAATCTGCCCGATAATCCGAACGTGGTCTGGTGAGAACTCACATCGGAATGTTTCGCGGTGGTACGTCTTCAGGTGGAACAGCAGCGATTCGTCAGACTGCCTACGACGCTCTGGATCGGCCAACCCGTCAGGCGGTAGACCAATATCCTGGCTACATCGGGTGG
Protein-coding regions in this window:
- a CDS encoding major capsid protein; protein product: MANAFVGTAELLQLGDGNISDIEVSQLLEDAPLLAAMAAIEASHDTSHEWLKKTAAPSTGFRDLNDGRENVKATYTKVTQTLKLYDASFSLDLGLLKTKNGDALRRREAMDHLSAAFADMEAQLIYGTGNDSDGFAGLANETSVDKKDDAMVVDATGTTVGGATSVWAIRLGESAVSAVFGAGGEIEIGEEYQTTLSGSTTGVYDAMRTPILFWGGIQVATSNDLGRIVNLTAQAGKGLTDALISQLLAKFPAARKPNLLVMSTQSQSQLQSSRTATTANGAPAPIPTESFNIPIVATDQIVNTEALVAAA
- a CDS encoding phage portal protein, yielding MIRSTIDRAKSAFTYEALTPRGRRKRVSSIVTREDKHVRGNKHRALQANASDLVRNMSVCAWAVRKHLDYVSCFTFNMKTANVELNTEIERLMAIDARPSRCDIAGKFGREKMFRIAEARRVVDGDTALVMLNDGRLQGISADLIRDPDKVLPGEDWINGVLVTGFGRRLAFGVHQRHGYSGRKYDRRINATNVIHYGFFSDRFAADQVRGISPLVAALDPLRDLKESIQLAQARAKVAQIFAMAITRDAPETIGDPDDEDPTNYAVDFDDPQLLDLAPGDDAKFLDSRTPSTEFQAFSVLVIQLALTALDIPFSMFDGSRSTFYGGRAEWLQYLSSCQDKRADQIEMRRVYTVWKLRQWIRDGRLVLPIGTTISDLDFEWIAANKTPWFDQSKEARGHVAAIKAGLDTPQRIAAEKGGVYEENIDAIAKASEYAKSKGVAVDFAPIIEPKNQG
- a CDS encoding terminase gpA endonuclease subunit yields the protein MIQADYAHELHALISLGGRSTLAEGQHVNGKKTNVVWQKGMIASGHVDGVLTNEFVITCGSLLGGMRGQQYLATTGETIRPDLVLVDDPQTRASAASKNATKKRLDIVNGDCLKLAGGERKVAAFAAVTIIRRGDLADQMVDRSKSRHWRGEKIPAIKTFPSNTGLWNEFEELYGFELDADLPHDKSTKFVAENFKAMHEDAELFWTDNFDRSLFQSALHGLMVQKLDDADSFNAEFQLSPTVAGGDESQLFVLDAEAIARRVSPFKRREVPEGCEILTAFIDVQNEFLPYVVMAFTMTGRGYVIDYGAFPDQMTPYFTKQSLTKTLTDEFGEISIADRVAMGLDELVNDLMTQEYYCGDRVYSIDKAGIDVGWKLVSHEVRRICRESVHRARLHPQQGKAYNAKSQHWQRIKGGKTRKTRGLNCAFYNPPKGQRGNQELLIDTNFWKTSFAESLSIPESSNRAVVLYNDTPSSHLMFGESCVSEKPIQKKDADGNQFIAWEAVNSGQIENDYWDGAVGCMALASTLGVFEKNSPKATASKGSKKRSYGASPLNIG